In the Leptospira sp. WS4.C2 genome, one interval contains:
- a CDS encoding TetR family transcriptional regulator: MQTPKEHTRKEILQAAREEFIQLGFEKASMRTIAKKAKVSTSNIYNYFENKEHLLTEILQPVLSGMEKAFAYVSHPDYFEKRFNDSYEAWQERFHIALEYVDSNRDDFILLLTKSQGSHLEEFPDTVLTRLTKINFDQYNTFKEKNPAYKGEVSEFVVRNILSFFLNIFVQMVRQGISKQDMLVYQDSFLKFLHFGYKGSIASDLS, translated from the coding sequence ATGCAAACTCCCAAAGAACATACACGAAAAGAAATCTTACAAGCGGCTCGAGAGGAATTCATCCAACTCGGTTTTGAGAAGGCTAGTATGCGAACCATTGCTAAAAAAGCAAAGGTATCGACGAGTAATATCTACAATTACTTTGAAAACAAAGAACACCTTCTCACGGAAATCCTACAGCCAGTTCTTTCTGGAATGGAGAAAGCCTTTGCTTACGTTTCTCATCCAGATTATTTTGAAAAAAGATTTAACGACAGTTATGAGGCCTGGCAGGAACGATTTCATATTGCTCTTGAATATGTAGATTCAAATCGAGATGACTTTATCCTTTTGCTTACAAAGTCACAAGGATCCCATTTGGAAGAATTCCCTGATACAGTTCTCACCCGACTTACCAAAATCAACTTCGACCAATACAACACTTTCAAAGAAAAAAACCCTGCCTACAAAGGGGAAGTAAGTGAATTTGTAGTGAGAAACATCCTTTCTTTCTTTCTCAACATCTTCGTCCAGATGGTAAGACAAGGAATCTCCAAACAAGATATGTTGGTATATCAGGATAGTTTCCTTAAATTTTTACACTTCGGATACAAAGGATCGATTGCCTCTGATCTGAGTTGA
- a CDS encoding shikimate dehydrogenase yields the protein MYSKHTEIFGILGYPLGHTLSPWIHNTLFQLSGYDGVYLVFENEKWKEIGLRPLLDLGVKGVSVTIPFKEWAYGQANTVCNASKTMGSSNTLLFRDGIEAVNTDGTGAVLAITKSNPELLDPKIEKQILILGSGGSAKGIVFEIAETLKKNTGDKKIQRKIKLLARNPLTSKEIQTALGNPDWLLITSKEECQKEKDKYDLIIHTTPVGMKGYGGEPLLDSDFFTKKHTLFDIVYNPLETDLVKQAKKKKAEIIPGYHMLLYQGIRQFELFTNSKVKTKWIQKIESILLKQLKSRS from the coding sequence TTGTATTCAAAACATACCGAAATATTCGGAATCTTGGGATATCCCTTAGGCCACACCCTATCCCCTTGGATTCATAATACACTGTTCCAACTCTCCGGATATGATGGAGTGTATTTGGTATTTGAAAACGAAAAGTGGAAAGAGATCGGACTTCGCCCTCTCCTTGATTTGGGTGTGAAGGGAGTATCGGTTACCATTCCGTTTAAAGAATGGGCCTACGGGCAAGCGAATACGGTTTGTAATGCATCCAAGACCATGGGATCTTCCAATACCCTACTCTTTCGTGACGGAATCGAAGCAGTCAATACCGATGGGACCGGTGCTGTCCTTGCTATCACCAAATCCAATCCAGAACTCTTAGATCCGAAAATAGAAAAACAAATTTTAATCCTCGGGAGTGGAGGCAGTGCCAAAGGGATCGTTTTTGAAATCGCGGAGACTCTTAAAAAAAACACTGGTGATAAAAAGATCCAAAGAAAGATCAAACTTCTCGCAAGAAATCCACTTACTTCCAAAGAAATCCAAACGGCTCTCGGAAACCCTGATTGGTTGTTAATCACTTCGAAAGAAGAGTGCCAAAAAGAAAAAGACAAATATGATCTGATCATTCACACAACTCCCGTGGGTATGAAAGGATACGGTGGTGAACCCCTTTTGGATTCCGATTTTTTTACCAAAAAACATACGTTATTCGATATTGTTTATAATCCGCTAGAAACAGATTTAGTGAAACAGGCAAAGAAAAAAAAAGCAGAAATCATTCCTGGGTATCATATGTTACTCTACCAAGGAATCAGACAATTCGAACTGTTTACAAATTCGAAAGTAAAAACCAAATGGATACAAAAAATAGAATCTATACTTTTAAAACAACTAAAGAGTAGATCCTAA
- a CDS encoding bifunctional folylpolyglutamate synthase/dihydrofolate synthase, with protein MQFLDFLYSLQNIEKTRNFNVFKEYTLDGLSELFQYVSSKHKVQKPIRISVVGTNAKGSTSHYLASLLSLLGYKTGIYTSPHLLTPLERFQVFEKGKVHLPKEEEVEDFFRKTIIPDLHRFSSLSYFEFLTIFSYLFFSFQKTEFEIWEAGLGGRLDATKLVQADYVVLTKIGIDHSEILGDTKEKICREKLGILTDICRKLVAMDPRDTDLESIIKNFTKNTIPVRIFPLTDKPTYLETNFQFAKAALAELVPEKKEQIESIPFETTERPRGRMEVLKSSPEIVFDPAHNPDAIATTTFEFGKSHTSFSLVLGSLPDKDREGILKELAGLPLVALYLWEGVGFGTFLQLPETLRPITQRVQNEEDLLPIFQGRFPVLVLGSFRLYGIVAKLIQNTTNM; from the coding sequence ATGCAGTTTTTAGATTTTTTATATAGCCTACAAAATATTGAAAAAACAAGAAACTTCAATGTTTTCAAAGAATATACATTAGATGGGTTATCCGAACTTTTCCAATATGTAAGCTCCAAACACAAGGTCCAGAAACCCATTCGAATTAGCGTTGTAGGAACCAATGCCAAAGGTTCCACCTCACATTACTTAGCCTCTCTACTTTCCCTTCTAGGATACAAAACAGGAATTTATACTTCGCCGCACCTCCTCACTCCCTTGGAACGATTCCAAGTTTTTGAAAAAGGCAAAGTCCATCTTCCGAAAGAAGAGGAAGTGGAAGATTTCTTTAGAAAAACGATCATACCCGATCTCCACCGATTTTCTTCTCTCTCTTATTTTGAATTCCTAACCATTTTTTCTTATCTCTTCTTTTCTTTTCAAAAGACAGAATTTGAAATTTGGGAAGCAGGACTTGGAGGAAGACTCGATGCCACAAAACTTGTGCAAGCCGACTATGTTGTGTTAACCAAGATAGGAATAGACCATTCGGAAATCTTAGGAGATACGAAAGAAAAAATCTGCAGAGAGAAACTCGGAATCCTAACGGATATTTGCCGAAAACTTGTGGCAATGGATCCAAGAGACACTGATTTAGAATCCATAATCAAAAATTTCACCAAAAACACAATCCCGGTTCGGATCTTTCCTCTCACAGACAAACCGACGTATTTAGAAACCAACTTTCAGTTTGCAAAAGCTGCACTCGCAGAGTTGGTTCCTGAAAAAAAAGAACAGATCGAATCCATTCCTTTCGAAACCACAGAACGGCCACGCGGAAGGATGGAAGTCCTAAAATCCTCTCCTGAAATTGTCTTTGATCCTGCCCACAATCCAGATGCCATTGCCACCACTACATTTGAGTTTGGAAAGTCCCATACTTCCTTTTCTCTGGTGTTGGGGAGTCTCCCCGACAAAGACCGTGAGGGGATTCTAAAGGAACTGGCTGGCCTACCGCTTGTCGCACTTTACCTATGGGAAGGAGTCGGATTTGGAACCTTCCTTCAGCTTCCAGAAACACTAAGGCCCATAACCCAAAGAGTGCAAAATGAAGAGGACCTCCTCCCCATATTCCAAGGCAGATTTCCGGTATTGGTGTTAGGAAGTTTTCGCCTCTATGGAATTGTGGCAAAATTAATACAAAATACAACAAACATGTAA
- the serB gene encoding phosphoserine phosphatase SerB translates to MNSLLLISRSPISDTLLSETFPNLKSDITNSSTEKTFELKDSHSQIIRTDRFGLHCVRIVQEESLTRDQVVTIRNQLAEHQIDFLSLGSLLPKKKESLFVFDMDSTVIKEEVIDELARKHGVYEAVATVTKQAMEGGMGFDEALRLRVKHLAGLSKESFREVYDLLTLNEGMEKVFQFVSANGSKLGILSGGFTPVLQLFSEKYPVNFYRANGLEEVDGNFTGSILGEIINREKKEFYLKQYANDLSIPLEQVVAVGDGANDALMLNAAGIGIGIHAKQGLKDQITNWIDFTDLSALVFLFEDTF, encoded by the coding sequence ATGAATTCACTGCTTTTAATTTCTCGTTCTCCTATTTCCGATACTCTTCTTTCCGAAACCTTTCCTAATCTAAAGTCAGATATTACAAATTCATCGACCGAGAAAACTTTTGAACTCAAAGATTCCCATTCCCAAATCATTCGTACAGACAGATTTGGGTTACACTGTGTTCGGATCGTTCAAGAGGAATCGTTAACGAGAGACCAAGTTGTTACAATCCGAAATCAGTTGGCAGAACACCAAATCGACTTTTTATCTTTAGGTTCTTTGTTACCTAAAAAGAAAGAGTCTCTTTTTGTATTTGATATGGATTCCACTGTCATCAAAGAAGAGGTCATTGATGAGTTGGCAAGAAAACATGGGGTGTATGAGGCAGTAGCCACTGTTACCAAACAAGCTATGGAAGGCGGAATGGGATTTGATGAAGCCCTCCGATTACGAGTGAAACATTTAGCGGGACTTTCTAAAGAGAGTTTCAGAGAAGTATACGATCTGTTAACTTTAAATGAGGGAATGGAAAAAGTGTTTCAATTTGTTTCCGCAAATGGATCGAAGTTGGGAATCCTCAGCGGTGGTTTTACTCCTGTATTACAATTATTTTCAGAAAAGTACCCCGTGAATTTTTATAGAGCCAATGGATTGGAAGAGGTGGATGGAAACTTCACTGGTTCTATTTTGGGTGAGATCATCAATCGTGAAAAAAAAGAATTCTATCTAAAACAATATGCAAATGATCTTTCGATTCCCCTAGAACAAGTGGTGGCTGTGGGGGATGGGGCCAATGATGCTTTGATGTTAAATGCTGCAGGAATCGGAATTGGAATTCACGCCAAACAAGGATTAAAAGATCAAATCACTAATTGGATCGATTTTACCGATTTATCGGCTCTCGTCTTTCTCTTTGAGGATACGTTTTAA
- a CDS encoding MFS transporter, whose protein sequence is MSYAIGQLGWSTLINIIGLHQVYFYLPPAPKPGQDCFPDLIEKMAFWGLSTIGVVAAVGRLWDAFTDPIIANSSDRFSSRFGRRIPFLFLGGVPAAVFCWLIFVPPHHSISSTNLVWMTGCMLFFYLFLTVYVTPFFALIPELGHTPEERLNLSTYISVTYALGIIVASTEPMIANVLKSNFIFDADLSVQTLVSRQYALGILCVFAAICMYFPVFSIHEKTYCESEASSVPFREAILLTFKNKNFLYFALSDLCYFLALTILTTGISYYVTVLLELEREFVTQLLTVMLLVSFAFYPVVNWIARKIGKKKTVLFGFYVFLALFLSIYFIGKDELPLPPYIQGYLIVAVAAIPIAILGILPNAILADIAELDSLKTGSKREGLFYAGRTFMQKLGQTLAVLIFSTVILLGLDRETKKNVSPSVTGIIAPSVSEPKSESEKNLKGERKISMESTICKVEEVEAGGELGVRLTGPLASAFCLLAIFLFGKYKEDETLEEIAKIRGN, encoded by the coding sequence ATGAGTTATGCGATCGGCCAATTGGGTTGGTCCACTCTCATCAATATCATTGGTCTCCATCAAGTTTATTTTTATCTTCCTCCTGCACCAAAACCGGGTCAGGATTGTTTTCCTGATCTCATTGAAAAAATGGCCTTTTGGGGTCTTTCTACGATTGGGGTCGTGGCGGCTGTCGGTCGTTTGTGGGACGCTTTTACTGATCCAATCATTGCCAATTCCTCAGACAGGTTTTCTTCTCGGTTTGGCCGGCGTATCCCTTTTCTTTTTCTTGGTGGGGTGCCTGCAGCCGTCTTTTGTTGGTTAATTTTTGTCCCTCCTCATCACTCTATCTCGTCAACAAACCTTGTTTGGATGACAGGCTGTATGTTGTTTTTTTACCTATTTTTAACAGTCTATGTCACTCCCTTCTTTGCTCTCATTCCAGAGCTCGGACATACTCCGGAAGAACGTTTGAATCTTTCTACTTATATCTCCGTTACCTATGCTTTGGGAATCATTGTGGCATCCACGGAACCGATGATAGCCAATGTTTTGAAATCTAACTTTATTTTTGATGCGGACCTTTCCGTTCAGACCTTAGTCTCTCGTCAATATGCTTTAGGAATTCTCTGTGTGTTTGCGGCCATTTGTATGTATTTCCCGGTTTTTTCTATCCATGAAAAAACCTATTGTGAGTCAGAAGCATCGAGTGTTCCCTTTAGAGAAGCTATCTTACTTACATTCAAAAATAAGAATTTTCTATACTTTGCTTTATCCGATCTTTGTTATTTCCTCGCCCTTACCATACTGACAACAGGGATCTCTTATTATGTGACCGTTCTATTGGAATTGGAACGAGAATTTGTAACGCAGCTACTCACTGTGATGTTACTGGTTTCTTTTGCCTTTTATCCTGTGGTTAACTGGATCGCAAGAAAGATAGGTAAGAAAAAAACAGTTTTATTTGGATTCTATGTCTTTTTGGCCTTGTTTCTTTCTATATATTTTATCGGAAAAGATGAATTGCCATTGCCACCGTATATTCAAGGTTATTTGATCGTTGCAGTGGCAGCCATTCCGATTGCAATTCTTGGTATTTTGCCAAATGCTATCTTAGCAGATATAGCTGAACTTGATTCGTTAAAAACAGGTTCTAAACGGGAAGGATTGTTTTATGCCGGTAGAACCTTTATGCAAAAGTTGGGGCAAACACTGGCGGTTCTTATCTTTAGTACTGTCATTCTTTTGGGGCTTGATCGTGAAACAAAGAAAAACGTGTCGCCTTCTGTAACTGGAATCATTGCTCCTTCTGTGTCCGAACCGAAGTCTGAATCAGAAAAAAATCTAAAGGGAGAGAGAAAAATAAGTATGGAATCTACCATTTGTAAAGTCGAAGAAGTAGAAGCGGGAGGGGAGCTGGGAGTTCGCCTGACTGGTCCTCTAGCCTCTGCATTCTGTCTACTCGCCATCTTTCTCTTTGGAAAATACAAAGAAGATGAAACTTTAGAAGAGATTGCAAAGATACGTGGAAATTAA
- a CDS encoding phosphoribosylanthranilate isomerase, translating to MGTGYKIKICGIKDLATLELCVDLQVDFVGLNFSPRSPRCITQETAESLLQLRKRPGFPKLVFLFFENSISEIQNLNRDFQPDLVQLIRGDKFLTKELWDNLTEKKSLLPAIRIQEKVMSDEDLEPKSDLVILDSYHKDLGGGSGHSFPWEHITSVKRSFLLAGGITPDNVKTALETVHPYGIDVASGVETNGKKDPNKIKTLVQNVRTL from the coding sequence ATGGGAACCGGATACAAAATTAAAATCTGCGGAATCAAAGACCTGGCTACACTAGAACTCTGTGTAGACCTCCAGGTTGATTTTGTCGGTCTCAACTTCTCACCCCGCTCCCCACGTTGTATCACGCAAGAAACCGCTGAATCCTTACTTCAATTAAGGAAAAGACCCGGATTTCCCAAACTTGTATTTCTATTCTTTGAAAATTCTATTTCCGAAATCCAAAACTTAAACAGAGATTTCCAACCAGACCTGGTGCAACTGATTCGTGGCGACAAATTTCTCACAAAAGAACTATGGGACAACTTAACGGAAAAAAAATCACTCCTTCCTGCCATTCGGATCCAAGAGAAGGTAATGTCTGACGAGGACTTAGAACCAAAATCGGATTTAGTGATTTTAGACAGTTACCATAAAGATTTGGGTGGTGGGTCTGGGCATAGTTTTCCATGGGAACATATAACATCCGTAAAACGATCTTTTTTACTCGCTGGCGGAATCACTCCTGATAATGTAAAAACTGCTTTAGAGACAGTTCATCCTTATGGAATTGATGTAGCAAGTGGAGTGGAAACCAATGGGAAAAAAGATCCAAATAAGATAAAAACACTGGTACAAAATGTCCGAACACTATGA
- a CDS encoding SGNH/GDSL hydrolase family protein, with product MVFALVLSVIDCRSSSKRDYFDTNFQCFAEPGWRDDSNFKKYIEKAWLPTRLLYAEDNLKIKKTNIVFAGDSLVHLFLPDLMAKEFPGQSVTNRGIGGDMTETLLSRIDEDVLVLHPEKIVIEIGGNDFIQGKCLSLVQNNLLSIVQKIHSKNRNTKIFLIAVPPTRVKELNQIVPVFNLFLNQVARTTTNVEYIEVWDSMRKIDSPTLREEFIRPNGDSLHFNEKGYELWGKKLRPYLQK from the coding sequence ATGGTTTTTGCCCTGGTTTTGAGTGTAATCGACTGTAGATCTTCCTCAAAACGTGATTATTTCGATACCAATTTTCAATGTTTTGCAGAGCCAGGATGGCGAGATGACTCTAACTTTAAAAAGTATATAGAGAAAGCTTGGCTCCCCACACGGCTGTTATACGCAGAAGATAATTTAAAAATCAAAAAGACGAATATTGTTTTTGCTGGTGATAGTTTAGTACATTTATTTTTGCCGGATCTTATGGCCAAAGAATTTCCCGGTCAATCGGTCACCAATCGTGGGATTGGAGGGGATATGACAGAAACTCTCCTCTCTCGAATCGATGAAGACGTCCTTGTGTTACATCCAGAAAAGATCGTCATCGAAATTGGTGGAAATGATTTTATCCAAGGTAAGTGTTTGAGTTTGGTTCAAAATAACTTACTTTCCATCGTTCAAAAAATCCATTCTAAAAATAGAAATACAAAGATCTTTCTCATTGCGGTTCCTCCCACAAGAGTGAAAGAACTGAATCAAATTGTTCCTGTGTTCAATTTGTTTTTGAATCAAGTAGCAAGGACTACAACAAACGTGGAATACATTGAAGTTTGGGATAGTATGAGAAAAATTGATTCGCCCACTCTTCGTGAAGAATTCATTCGCCCCAATGGGGACAGTCTCCATTTTAATGAAAAAGGATATGAACTTTGGGGTAAAAAACTAAGACCCTATCTGCAAAAGTAA
- the mutS gene encoding DNA mismatch repair protein MutS, producing MSEHYEALNTPVMRQYMEVKEQHPDGIVFFRMGDFYEMFLDDAKIAAQILDITLTKRQNQIPMAGIPYHATESYISRLIAAGKKVVVCEQTKPDDPKAKIMSREVVRIITPGTVVEDNLLGGYQNNYLSLYYKEKTSVYLAFADVSTSELLYFFFSENETERINDTIKRFSPKEIIFTDEVPPIAKESKIILSKIPPDYLPKKRGAGIDTVVHVLDAYLQYNYRKQNFVFQSPRRIDESEYLVLDEQTVSHLELVENPNDKNHTLFGVLNRCITATGKRYLKQRILFPTRDENKIKAHWDKIEILSANKKERFQIKELLGDLIDLERVLTRFRVGKALPRDFRGIDKSLESTSNVKTILDGIGYDFSKLPKELTNLSQLFFDTLYEGELPVFLGNSPFLKAGFNKEYDDAILAREKGKDWILDLEEKEKKGSGLSSLKIRYNKILGYFIEISKAQAKEVPAHFLKKQTLVTGERFTSLQLEELERAILQADEIIERIEKEKFDELVAHCISLYEEFLTLSNEVASLDYHLSLTEIKEEYQWTRPEIRSDGILNYSESRHPVVETFLPIGERFVPNSLELNPKDNAIAVLTGPNMAGKSTFMRQIAINQILFQMGSYVPAKKASLSVVDRIFTRIGSGDNLTKGESTFFVEMRETATILNQFSENSLILFDEVGRGTSTYDGLSIAWAILEFLTVKFPKPKTIFATHYHELTELEKGNGIFNLYLDTFEKEGEILFLKKVKRGRSKQSFGIYVAKLAGIPETVSDRAKEILVGLESKKREIKIKNEEPSLFAGLMDNSTSNLSPNEEKVLNRLKQIDPNQIPPLEALSILDELKRILKEKDESR from the coding sequence ATGTCCGAACACTATGAAGCATTAAATACTCCCGTGATGCGGCAGTACATGGAAGTAAAGGAACAACATCCTGATGGAATTGTTTTTTTTCGTATGGGTGACTTTTACGAAATGTTTTTGGACGATGCAAAAATTGCGGCACAAATTTTAGACATCACTCTCACCAAACGTCAGAACCAAATTCCTATGGCGGGGATTCCTTACCATGCCACCGAAAGTTATATCTCAAGGCTAATTGCTGCCGGAAAAAAAGTTGTGGTCTGTGAACAAACAAAACCTGACGATCCCAAAGCAAAAATCATGTCAAGGGAAGTGGTGCGAATCATCACACCAGGAACAGTGGTTGAAGACAATTTGCTCGGTGGATACCAAAACAATTATTTATCTTTGTATTATAAAGAAAAAACTTCCGTATATCTAGCGTTTGCTGATGTTTCTACTTCTGAACTTTTGTATTTCTTTTTTTCCGAAAACGAAACAGAACGAATCAATGATACCATCAAACGGTTTTCACCAAAAGAAATTATTTTCACAGATGAAGTGCCACCCATAGCCAAAGAATCGAAAATCATTTTATCGAAAATTCCACCGGACTATCTGCCTAAAAAGAGGGGCGCAGGGATTGATACAGTTGTCCATGTATTAGATGCTTACCTCCAATACAACTACCGCAAACAGAACTTTGTATTTCAATCTCCCAGACGAATTGATGAAAGTGAATATTTAGTCTTAGATGAACAAACAGTTTCTCACTTAGAACTTGTGGAAAATCCAAATGATAAAAACCACACCCTCTTTGGAGTGCTCAACCGTTGTATCACGGCCACTGGCAAACGATATTTAAAACAAAGAATTCTTTTCCCGACTCGCGATGAAAATAAAATCAAAGCCCATTGGGATAAAATTGAAATCCTATCGGCAAATAAAAAAGAAAGATTCCAAATCAAAGAACTCTTAGGAGACTTAATTGATTTGGAAAGAGTCCTCACTCGGTTTCGTGTGGGGAAAGCTCTTCCCCGAGACTTTCGTGGGATCGATAAAAGTTTAGAATCCACTTCGAATGTAAAAACCATTTTAGATGGGATTGGTTATGATTTTTCAAAACTACCCAAAGAACTAACCAACCTTTCCCAATTATTTTTCGATACTCTCTACGAAGGGGAACTTCCTGTTTTTCTTGGAAATTCACCCTTTCTAAAGGCGGGATTCAATAAAGAATACGATGATGCCATCCTTGCTCGCGAAAAGGGAAAGGATTGGATTTTAGATTTGGAAGAGAAGGAAAAAAAAGGGTCAGGTTTATCTTCACTCAAAATTCGTTATAACAAAATCCTTGGATACTTTATAGAAATTTCCAAAGCCCAAGCCAAAGAAGTGCCGGCACATTTTCTAAAAAAACAAACTTTAGTGACAGGAGAAAGATTTACATCCCTTCAGTTAGAAGAGTTAGAAAGGGCCATCCTACAAGCTGACGAAATTATAGAAAGAATTGAAAAAGAAAAATTTGATGAACTCGTGGCCCACTGCATTTCACTTTATGAAGAATTTCTAACTCTTTCCAATGAAGTGGCCTCTCTAGATTACCATCTTTCTCTTACGGAAATTAAAGAAGAATACCAATGGACAAGACCAGAAATTCGTAGTGATGGGATTCTAAACTATTCTGAATCTCGCCATCCTGTTGTAGAAACTTTTTTACCCATTGGCGAACGTTTTGTACCCAATAGTTTGGAACTCAATCCCAAAGACAACGCCATAGCGGTGTTAACTGGTCCTAATATGGCCGGTAAGTCCACTTTTATGCGCCAAATTGCGATCAACCAAATTCTATTCCAAATGGGTTCTTATGTTCCTGCGAAAAAAGCATCTCTTTCTGTTGTGGATCGAATTTTTACTCGAATTGGTTCTGGGGATAATCTCACAAAAGGAGAATCCACTTTTTTTGTAGAAATGAGAGAAACAGCAACTATTCTCAATCAATTTTCAGAGAACAGTCTCATTCTATTTGATGAAGTAGGTAGAGGAACCTCCACCTATGATGGTTTATCCATTGCTTGGGCCATTTTAGAATTTTTAACAGTCAAATTTCCGAAACCCAAAACCATCTTCGCCACTCACTACCATGAGTTGACCGAACTAGAAAAAGGAAATGGAATCTTTAATTTGTATTTAGATACTTTTGAGAAGGAAGGAGAAATCCTATTCCTTAAAAAAGTCAAACGAGGAAGATCCAAACAATCTTTTGGAATCTATGTAGCAAAACTAGCAGGGATTCCTGAAACCGTTTCCGATCGTGCCAAAGAAATTCTTGTTGGTTTGGAATCCAAAAAAAGAGAAATTAAAATCAAAAATGAAGAACCAAGTTTGTTTGCAGGTCTTATGGATAATAGTACATCCAATCTATCACCAAACGAAGAAAAGGTATTGAATCGACTCAAACAAATCGATCCGAACCAGATCCCACCCCTCGAGGCCTTATCTATTTTAGATGAATTAAAACGTATCCTCAAAGAGAAAGACGAGAGCCGATAA